In a genomic window of Equus przewalskii isolate Varuska chromosome 4, EquPr2, whole genome shotgun sequence:
- the LOC103556933 gene encoding olfactory receptor-like protein OLF3 — protein sequence MGTDNQTWVREFILLGLSNDWDTKVTLFVLFSITYLVTVLGNFLIVLLIRLDSRLHTPMYFFLTNLSLVDVSYATSIVPQMLVHFLAGRKVIPYVSCAAQLFFSLGLGGIEFVLLAVMAYDRYVAVCDPLRYSVIMHGGLCTRLVITSWVSGSINSLMQSTITFQLPMCTNKFIDHISCEILAVVRLACVDTSSNEIAIMVSSIVLLMAPFCLVLLSYIKIISTILKIQSTEGRKKAFQTCASHLTVVVLCYGMTIFTYIQPHSSPSVLQEKLISIFYAILMPVLNPVIYSIRNKEVKGAWKKLLRQLSGLTSKLAS from the coding sequence ATGGGAACAGATAACCAGACTTGGGTGAGGGAGTTTATTCTTCTTGGCCTCTCCAATGACTGGGACACCAAAGTCACCCTCTTTGTCCTGTTCTCCATCACATACTTGGTGACAGTGCTGGGGAACTTCCTCATTGTCCTTCTGATCAGACTGGACAGCAGACTCCACACTcccatgtatttctttctcaCCAACCTCTCACTTGTTGATGTCTCTTATGCCACAAGCATTGTTCCTCAGATGCTGGTGCATTTTCTTGCAGGACGTAAAGTAATTCCTTATGTGAGCTGTGCAGCCCAGTTGTTTTTCTCCCTGGGCTTGGGTGGGATTGAGTTTGTTCTACTGGCAGtaatggcctatgaccgctatgtggctgTGTGTGACCCCCTGCGATACTCAGTCATCATGCATGGAGGTCTCTGTACTAGGTTGGTCATCACATCCTGGGTCAGTGGCTCCATCAACTCTCTCATGCAGAGCACCATCACCTTTCAGCTGCCCATGTGCACAAACAAGTTTATTGATCACATATCCTGTGAAATCCTGGCTGTGGTCAGACTGGCCTGTGTGGACACCTCCTCCAATGAGATCGCAATCATGGTTTCTAGCATTGTCTTACTGATGGCACCTTTCTGCCTGGTTCTCTTGTCCTACATCAAGATCATCTCCACCATCCTAAAGATCCAGTCCACAGAGGGCAGGAAGAAAGCCTTTCAAACGTGTGCCTCTCACCTCACAGTGGTTGTCCTGTGCTATGGCATGACCATTTTCACTTACATCCAGCCACATTCCAGTCCCTCTGTCCTTCAAGAGAAGTTGATCTCTATCTTCTATGCCATTTTGATGCCTGTGCTGAACCCTGTGATTTATAGTATAAGGAATAAGGAGGTGAAGGGAGCCTGGAAGAAACTACTACGACAATTATCTGGATTAACGTCAAAACTGGCAAGTTGA
- the LOC103556934 gene encoding olfactory receptor-like protein OLF3, producing the protein MTMSMVGCQEQTKSVVDHRLMIFSFFLGTDNQTWVREFILLGLSSDWDTQVTLFVLFSITYMVTVLGNFLIVLLIRLDSRLHTPMYFFLTNLSLVDVSYATSIVPQMLVHFLAGHKVISHVSCAAQLFFSLGLGGIEFVLLEVMAYDRYVAVCDPLRYSVMMHGGLCTRLAITSWVSGSINSLMQSTITFQLPMCTNKFIDHISCEILAVIRLACVDTSSNEVAIMVSSIVLLMTPFCLVLLSYIKIISTILKIQSTEGRKKAFQTCASHLTVVVLCYGMTIFTYIQPHSSPSVLQEKLISVFYAILMPVLNPMIYSIRNKEVKGAWQKLLGQLSGLTSKLAS; encoded by the exons ATGACGATGTCGATGGTTGGATGTCAGGAGCAGACAAAGTCTgtggttgaccacag ATTAATGATCTTCAGTTTTTTCCTGGGAACAGATAACCAGACTTGGGTGAGGGAGTTTATTCTCCTTGGCCTCTCCAGTGACTGGGACACTCAAGTCACCCTCTTTGTCCTGTTCTCCATCACATACATGGTGACAGTGCTGGGGAACTTTCTCATTGTCCTTCTGATCAGACTGGACAGCAGACTCCACACTcccatgtatttctttctcaCCAACCTCTCCCTTGTTGATGTCTCTTATGCCACAAGCATTGTTCCTCAGATGCTGGTGCATTTTCTTGCAGGACATAAAGTAATCTCGCATGTGAGCTGTGCAGCCCAGTTATTTTTCTCCCTGGGCTTGGGTGGGATTGAGTTTGTTCTACTGGAAGtaatggcctatgaccgctatgtggctgTGTGTGACCCCCTGCGATACTCAGTCATGATGCATGGAGGTCTCTGCACTAGGTTGGCCATCACATCCTGGGTCAGTGGCTCCATCAACTCTCTCATGCAGAGCACCATCACCTTTCAGCTGCCCATGTGCACAAACAAGTTTATTGATCACATATCCTGTGAAATCCTAGCTGTGATCAGGCTGGCCTGTGTGGATACCTCTTCCAATGAGGTTGCAATCATGGTTTCTAGCATTGTGCTGCTGATGACACCTTTCTGCCTGGTTCTCTTGTCCTACATCAAGATCATCTCCACCATCCTAAAGATCCAGTccacagagggaaggaagaaagcctTTCAGACCTGTGCCTCTCACCTCACAGTGGTTGTCCTGTGCTATGGCATGACCATTTTCACTTACATCCAGCCACATTCCAGTCCCTCTGTCCTTCAAGAGAAGTTGATCTCTGTCTTCTATGCCATTTTGATGCCTGTGCTGAACCCTATGATTTACAGTATAAGGAATAAGGAGGTGAAGGGAGCCTGGCAGAAATTACTAGGGCAATTATCTGGATTAACGTCAAAACTGGCAAGTTGA